One part of the Dermacentor andersoni chromosome 2, qqDerAnde1_hic_scaffold, whole genome shotgun sequence genome encodes these proteins:
- the LOC126539895 gene encoding iripin-2-like, with product MLTKFVFLAAMLVVVTCEDDDDTLLAKAHNQFAVNLLKHLATQDTSSNVFFSPTSIAAAFGMAYAGARGSSENVLGSVLGHTAVGLTDRARVLSAYKNLLQLAASPNVTLDVANMVLAQNGLPVTDNYKQQLREVFDAELRSADFANEGPRVAAEVNAWVREKTRGKISGILPEGRPLDIVLFILNAVYFKGAWARKFDVADTVNKPFFNLGTTEVSKPAMHLRIRLPHTRIDALHASAVEIPYEGGKFSMVVVLPDSLTGLQTVREGLSVTSLEDLGSNLHTKDVILRLPKFEMSLSYNLVTAMKALGLNSVFESSADFSGITEGIPVYISDAVHKAAVQVNEEGTVAAVVTGLSFAPTSALNAPPPPVLFTVDRPFLYYIRDKHTNRILFIGEVHSL from the coding sequence ATGCTCACCAAGTTTGTCTTTCTCGCGGCCATGCTCGTCGTAGTCACCTGCGAAGATGACGACGACACGCTACTCGCCAAAGCTCACAACCAGTTCGCCGTGAACCTGCTGAAGCACCTTGCGACTCAAGATACCTCGTCCAACGTCTTCTTCTCTCCGACGAGCATTGCCGCTGCATTCGGCATGGCCTACGCCGGTGCCCGGGGAAGCTCGGAGAACGTGCTGGGGTCTGTGCTCGGTCACACTGCGGTTGGCCTCACAGACCGAGCGAGAGTGCTCTCTGCCTACAAGAACCTGCTGCAGCTCGCGGCCTCGCCCAACGTGACGCTGGATGTGGCCAACATGGTTCTCGCGCAGAACGGCTTACCTGTAACCGACAACTACAAGCAGCAGCTGCGCGAAGTCTTCGACGCGGAGCTTCGGTCGGCCGACTTCGCCAACGAAGGTCCCAGGGTGGCGGCCGAAGTCAACGCCTGGGTGCGTGAAAAGACCAGGGGCAAGATTTCTGGCATCTTGCCCGAAGGTCGACCACTGGACATCGTCCTCTTCATCCTGAACGCCGTCTACTTCAAGGGCGCCTGGGCGAGGAAGTTCGACGTCGCCGACACCGTGAACAAGCCCTTCTTCAACCTTGGAACGACCGAAGTGAGCAAGCCGGCGATGCACCTCAGGATTCGCCTTCCTCACACCCGAATCGATGCCCTGCACGCGTCCGCTGTGGAGATCCCGTACGAGGGTGGCAAGTTCAGCATGGTGGTCGTGCTCCCGGACAGTCTCACAGGTCTTCAGACGGTGAGGGAGGGCCTGTCGGTCACCTCCCTCGAAGATCTCGGCAGCAACCTGCACACAAAAGACGTTATACTCCGGCTGCCCAAGTTTGAGATGAGCCTGAGTTACAACTTGGTGACCGCAATGAAGGCACTCGGACTGAACTCCGTGTTCGAAAGCTCGGCTGACTTCAGCGGAATCACCGAGGGTATACCCGTCTACATATCGGATGCCGTACATAAAGCGGCCGTCCAGGTTAACGAGGAGGGAACTGTCGCGGCCGTCGTTACAGGACTGTCCTTCGCGCCGACCTCGGCTCTCAATGCCCCACCACCACCCGTTTTGTTCACTGTTGATCGCCCTTTCTTGTACTACATCAGAGACAAGCACACCAACCGCATCCTCTTCATCGGTGAAGTCCACAGTCTTTGA